A single genomic interval of Burkholderia sp. HI2500 harbors:
- a CDS encoding penicillin-binding protein 1A translates to MNRFVPLLRHAWLRCRARVVPFAAACGARLRALGAGVLHRLRHPTRRGVALTLAAIPVLGLLVLLAFVPFTPSIGDIRKARIDRPARVLSADGQLIAEFRPVNREWVPLKQISPHMVDALIATEDHRFYAHHGIDVRRTLAAGLHTFSGDRQGGSTITQQLARNLYPDEVGRAPTLTRKVKELITAFKIESVYSKDEILETYLNTVPFLYNAYGVEMAARTYFGKSADQLDIVESATLVGMLKGNSYYNPVLNPERAVQRRNIVLDRMAQMHMLTPQQLAKLQRQPLRVDFEPQSGQPGLAPHFAVQLRKWLIAWADRNNYDLYADGLVVRTTLDARLQDMATQALTRQTERLQAIADSAWRGPSGCGLRNDLFRGFIRQTPDYRQARDAGLTDVVALKRLGANRDFMRALCERKTQVQAGFVAIDPRNGAIRAWVGSPDFGSEPFDHVSQARRQPGSTFKPFVYGAAFADGMRPGDTFMDRPVAIPIDGRAVWRPTDAEPPTDEPMTLRDALALSRNRITAQVMQHEGAAKVAQLARAMGVRESPLDAVPSLALGTSPVTLKEMVSAYGTIANRGVYVAPQMITRIEDRDGKVLAVFGSAPPERALPEPAAQTLVDVMRDVVDRGTGADIRSRYGIRVDVAGKTGTTQDNADGWFILMHPQLVAGAWVGFDDGSVTLRSDYWGAGAHSALPIVGSFYDAALRARAIDPHAQFSPDFRPRSAPAPRRRTPHPGLFDWLKFFR, encoded by the coding sequence TTGAATCGCTTCGTGCCGCTTCTCCGACACGCGTGGCTCCGTTGCCGCGCCCGCGTCGTACCGTTCGCCGCCGCCTGCGGCGCCCGCCTCCGCGCGCTGGGCGCCGGCGTGCTGCATCGCCTGCGCCATCCGACGCGACGCGGCGTCGCGCTGACGCTCGCCGCGATCCCGGTGCTGGGCCTGCTGGTGCTGCTCGCGTTCGTCCCGTTCACGCCGAGCATCGGCGACATCCGCAAGGCGCGCATCGATCGTCCCGCGCGCGTGCTGTCCGCCGACGGCCAGCTGATCGCCGAGTTCCGGCCCGTCAACCGTGAATGGGTGCCGCTCAAGCAGATCTCGCCGCACATGGTCGACGCGCTGATCGCGACCGAGGACCACCGTTTCTACGCGCATCACGGCATCGACGTGCGCCGCACGCTCGCGGCCGGGCTGCACACGTTCTCGGGCGACCGCCAGGGCGGCTCGACGATCACGCAGCAGCTTGCACGCAACCTGTATCCGGATGAAGTCGGCCGCGCGCCGACGCTCACGCGCAAGGTGAAGGAGCTGATCACCGCGTTCAAGATCGAGTCGGTGTACAGCAAGGACGAGATTCTCGAGACCTACCTGAACACCGTGCCGTTCCTGTACAACGCGTACGGCGTCGAAATGGCCGCGCGCACCTACTTCGGCAAGTCGGCCGACCAGCTCGACATCGTCGAAAGCGCGACGCTCGTCGGGATGCTGAAGGGCAACAGCTACTACAACCCGGTGCTGAACCCGGAGCGCGCGGTACAGCGACGCAACATCGTGCTCGACCGGATGGCGCAGATGCACATGCTGACGCCGCAGCAGCTCGCGAAACTGCAGCGCCAGCCGCTGCGCGTCGACTTCGAGCCGCAATCCGGGCAGCCCGGCCTCGCCCCGCACTTCGCGGTGCAGTTGCGCAAATGGCTGATCGCGTGGGCCGATCGCAACAACTACGATCTGTACGCCGATGGACTCGTCGTGCGCACGACGCTCGACGCGCGACTGCAGGACATGGCGACGCAGGCGCTGACGCGGCAGACCGAACGGCTGCAGGCGATCGCCGACAGCGCGTGGCGCGGCCCGTCCGGCTGCGGGCTGCGCAACGACCTGTTCCGCGGCTTCATCCGCCAGACGCCCGACTATCGGCAAGCGCGCGACGCGGGGCTGACCGATGTCGTGGCGCTGAAGCGGCTCGGCGCCAATCGCGATTTCATGCGCGCGCTGTGCGAGCGCAAGACGCAGGTGCAGGCCGGCTTCGTCGCGATCGATCCGCGCAACGGCGCGATCCGTGCGTGGGTCGGCAGCCCCGATTTCGGCAGCGAGCCGTTCGATCACGTGTCGCAGGCGCGGCGCCAGCCCGGCTCGACGTTCAAGCCGTTCGTCTATGGCGCCGCGTTCGCGGACGGCATGCGGCCGGGCGATACGTTCATGGACCGCCCCGTGGCGATCCCGATCGACGGGCGCGCGGTCTGGCGCCCGACCGATGCCGAGCCGCCGACCGATGAGCCGATGACGCTGCGCGATGCGCTCGCGCTGTCACGCAACCGCATCACCGCGCAGGTGATGCAGCACGAAGGCGCCGCGAAGGTCGCGCAGCTCGCCCGCGCGATGGGCGTGCGCGAGAGTCCGCTCGACGCGGTGCCGTCGCTCGCGCTCGGCACGAGCCCCGTCACGCTGAAGGAGATGGTGTCCGCGTACGGCACGATCGCGAACCGCGGGGTATACGTCGCACCGCAGATGATCACGCGCATCGAGGACCGCGACGGCAAGGTGCTCGCCGTCTTCGGCAGCGCGCCGCCCGAACGTGCGTTGCCCGAGCCCGCCGCGCAGACGCTAGTGGACGTGATGCGCGATGTCGTCGATCGCGGCACCGGCGCCGACATCCGTTCGCGTTACGGCATTCGCGTCGACGTCGCCGGCAAGACGGGCACGACGCAGGACAACGCGGACGGCTGGTTCATCCTGATGCATCCGCAGCTCGTGGCCGGCGCGTGGGTCGGCTTCGACGACGGCAGCGTGACGCTGCGCAGCGACTACTGGGGCGCGGGCGCGCACAGCGCGCTGCCGATCGTCGGCAGTTTCTACGATGCGGCGCTGCGCGCGCGGGCGATCGATCCGCACGCGCAGTTCTCGCCGGATTTCCGGCCGCGCAGCGCGCCGGCGCCACGGCGGCGCACGCCGCATCCGGGCCTGTTCGACTGGCTGAAGTTCTTCCGCTGA
- a CDS encoding WG repeat-containing protein: MGNRSWLYLQAGDGDDARTIALAESNNHFPLLWRVLLADGGAGDAITDQRVFGDAGTPNLTSDARAALARLSRLASFVVAYPLPGDDPALARQFDAVVRHLGESIDALGDAHGAARFSANLDELSWLDGGDPNDYIDQERDACTRLWWQVANCMDFRDVRGVRDALEIESPPDWRDWAWGFGFGGLLHHYFVRQQPPRGVAFAELFDAGEVHGDRLGYGTFSFRARNGLWGVRRETNDAWHVIVPPEWTNLWTSGARDDRLLWAERDGKVGLLFADGDVDRDGDGDSDEMRIVREPSFDAVWDFSGDVACVRVGERFGLVRTDGTWVLEPSLDDFGDFTGGVASASLDGRWGFVDTRGAWAIPPRFDDAHEFENGTVAAVSEGERWGLIGRDGQWRAQPEWDALEWSSECGAFVARRNGHVGLVDAKGRVVVEPHYAEVARLTDDERTDMLTELGAIRHVVRRDDGRCTIVDGQGRVLTPFDFVNMGALPWLPDDEAVPGELFTRYAIGVLPGEPVQLAICDLETGATLVQGRYDDVAGLFWGAGHGWLACVEEEGGNDVRATVLRADGTVLHPARYTRIGDDALFDDDRDAADGHAMLMPWFVRRVAVAQSWSVGEPVAALRDDGVPVWLYADGHVTTTLR, encoded by the coding sequence ATGGGCAATCGATCATGGCTGTATCTCCAGGCCGGTGACGGCGACGACGCGCGGACGATCGCGCTGGCGGAATCCAACAATCACTTTCCGCTGCTATGGCGCGTATTGCTCGCCGACGGCGGCGCGGGCGACGCGATCACCGATCAGCGCGTATTCGGCGATGCCGGCACGCCGAATCTCACCAGCGACGCGCGCGCCGCGCTTGCGCGACTCAGCCGGCTCGCGTCGTTCGTCGTCGCGTATCCGCTGCCCGGCGACGATCCGGCGCTCGCGCGCCAGTTCGATGCGGTCGTGCGGCATCTCGGCGAATCGATCGATGCGCTCGGCGACGCGCACGGCGCAGCCCGGTTTTCCGCGAATCTCGACGAGTTGTCGTGGCTCGACGGCGGCGATCCGAACGACTACATCGACCAGGAACGCGATGCCTGCACGCGGCTGTGGTGGCAGGTCGCGAACTGCATGGATTTCCGCGACGTGCGCGGCGTGCGCGATGCGCTCGAGATCGAGTCGCCGCCCGACTGGCGCGACTGGGCGTGGGGCTTCGGGTTCGGCGGCCTGTTGCATCACTATTTCGTTCGTCAGCAGCCGCCGCGCGGCGTGGCGTTTGCCGAGCTGTTCGATGCCGGCGAAGTGCACGGCGACCGGCTCGGCTACGGCACGTTCAGCTTTCGCGCACGCAACGGGCTGTGGGGTGTGCGACGTGAAACCAACGATGCGTGGCACGTGATCGTGCCGCCCGAGTGGACGAACCTGTGGACGAGCGGCGCGCGCGACGACCGGCTCCTGTGGGCCGAGCGCGACGGGAAGGTCGGCCTGCTGTTCGCCGATGGCGATGTCGACCGCGACGGTGATGGCGACAGCGACGAGATGCGGATCGTGCGCGAACCGTCGTTCGACGCCGTGTGGGATTTCAGCGGCGACGTCGCCTGCGTGCGCGTCGGTGAGCGGTTCGGGCTCGTGCGCACGGACGGCACGTGGGTGCTCGAACCGTCGCTCGACGATTTCGGCGACTTCACGGGCGGAGTCGCGTCCGCGAGCCTGGACGGCCGCTGGGGCTTCGTCGACACGCGCGGTGCGTGGGCGATTCCGCCGCGTTTCGACGATGCGCACGAGTTCGAGAACGGCACCGTCGCGGCGGTATCCGAGGGCGAACGGTGGGGGCTGATCGGGCGCGACGGGCAATGGCGCGCGCAGCCCGAGTGGGATGCGCTCGAATGGTCGTCCGAATGCGGCGCCTTCGTCGCGCGGCGCAACGGTCACGTCGGCCTCGTCGATGCGAAAGGCCGCGTCGTCGTCGAGCCGCATTATGCGGAAGTCGCCAGGCTGACCGACGACGAACGGACGGACATGCTGACGGAGCTCGGCGCGATCCGCCATGTCGTGCGGCGCGACGACGGGCGTTGCACGATCGTCGACGGGCAGGGCCGCGTGCTGACGCCGTTCGACTTCGTCAACATGGGGGCGCTGCCGTGGTTGCCCGATGACGAAGCCGTGCCGGGCGAGCTGTTCACGCGTTACGCGATCGGTGTCCTGCCGGGCGAGCCGGTGCAGCTCGCGATCTGCGATCTCGAGACGGGCGCGACGCTCGTGCAGGGACGCTACGACGACGTGGCCGGCCTGTTCTGGGGCGCCGGTCACGGCTGGCTGGCGTGTGTGGAGGAAGAGGGCGGCAACGACGTGCGTGCGACGGTGCTTCGCGCGGACGGCACCGTGCTGCATCCGGCGCGTTACACGCGCATCGGTGACGATGCGCTGTTCGACGACGATCGCGATGCCGCCGACGGACACGCGATGCTGATGCCGTGGTTCGTCCGCCGTGTCGCGGTCGCGCAGAGCTGGAGCGTGGGCGAACCGGTCGCCGCATTGCGCGACGACGGCGTGCCCGTATGGCTGTACGCGGACGGGCACGTGACGACGACGCTTCGATAG
- the add gene encoding adenosine deaminase, whose product MKATPGNVPAARTGIEITPAHRAFFHALPKVELHCHLLGAVRHDTFVALAARSGAPIERAEIDAFYARGEKPVGVLHVLRALDRYLLTQPDDLRRIAYEYLEDAAAHHVRHAEFFWNPTGTVRVSGIAYEDAQAAIVTGIRDAARDFGIGARLIPSIDREQDPDEAVAIVEWMKANRADEVAGLGIDYRENDRPPELFWKAYRNARAAGFRTTAHAGEFGMPWRNVETAVDLLQVDRVDHGYTIVDNPELCARYAERGIVFTVVPTNSYYLRTLPPEQWAELHPMRKMPGLGLKIHPNTDDPTLHKVNPSEAWELMFSHFGFTVAELKQFMLNGIDGAWVDDATKAAWRAAWAPEFDVLAATLAAG is encoded by the coding sequence ATGAAGGCAACACCAGGTAACGTCCCGGCCGCGCGCACGGGCATCGAGATCACGCCGGCCCACCGGGCCTTCTTCCACGCGCTGCCGAAGGTCGAGCTGCATTGCCACCTGCTCGGCGCGGTGCGGCACGACACGTTCGTCGCGCTCGCGGCGCGCAGCGGCGCGCCGATCGAGCGCGCGGAGATCGACGCGTTCTATGCGCGGGGCGAGAAGCCGGTCGGCGTGCTGCATGTGCTGCGCGCGCTCGACCGGTATCTGCTCACGCAGCCCGACGACCTGCGGCGGATCGCCTACGAGTATCTGGAGGATGCGGCCGCGCACCACGTCCGGCATGCGGAATTCTTCTGGAATCCGACGGGTACGGTGCGCGTGTCGGGGATCGCGTATGAGGATGCGCAGGCCGCGATCGTGACGGGTATTCGCGACGCCGCACGCGACTTCGGGATCGGCGCGCGCCTGATCCCGAGCATCGACCGCGAGCAGGATCCCGACGAAGCGGTGGCGATCGTCGAATGGATGAAGGCGAACCGCGCGGATGAAGTGGCGGGGCTCGGGATCGACTATCGCGAGAACGACCGGCCGCCGGAGCTGTTCTGGAAGGCGTACCGCAATGCGCGCGCGGCGGGCTTTCGCACGACCGCGCATGCGGGCGAGTTCGGGATGCCGTGGCGCAACGTCGAGACGGCCGTCGATCTGTTGCAGGTCGATCGCGTCGATCACGGTTACACGATCGTCGACAACCCGGAGCTGTGCGCGCGCTATGCGGAGCGCGGGATCGTCTTCACCGTCGTGCCGACGAATTCGTACTATCTGCGTACGCTGCCGCCGGAGCAATGGGCGGAACTTCACCCGATGCGCAAGATGCCGGGCCTCGGGCTGAAGATCCATCCGAACACCGACGATCCGACGCTGCACAAGGTCAATCCGTCGGAGGCATGGGAACTGATGTTCAGCCATTTCGGGTTCACCGTGGCCGAGCTGAAGCAGTTCATGCTGAACGGGATCGACGGCGCGTGGGTGGACGACGCGACGAAGGCTGCGTGGCGTGCGGCGTGGGCGCCGGAGTTCGACGTGCTGGCTGCCACGCTCGCGGCGGGCTGA
- a CDS encoding LysR family transcriptional regulator gives MSSDRSSLLPALTLRQVQHFVVLAHARSFTQAAQALSLTQPALTASIRQIEFLLGGRLFARSAHRLTLTSAGVAVLPLAERLLNQARGTFDDMTRLIGERIQTVRIAFIPSVAGRLLPALNALRDAHPTLRFTLTDLPNSALVEAVRDSVADLGIGVREPDSDDGTLRYQQLFEDEIVIVVRHDDPLARAKSVTWARLVDRELAVFVRGSVSESLHRTGGAEKLRLNVTYRMEYTEPLYALARNGLATAVLPSLYTMHLHDPELVALRVDKPRVTRAISLISLTGDDRGPHVRACREWIAKHI, from the coding sequence ATGTCGTCCGACCGCTCGTCGCTGCTGCCCGCGCTCACGCTGCGGCAGGTCCAGCACTTCGTCGTGCTTGCCCACGCACGCAGCTTCACGCAGGCCGCGCAGGCGCTGTCGCTCACGCAGCCCGCGCTCACCGCGTCGATCCGCCAGATCGAGTTCCTGCTCGGCGGGCGCCTGTTCGCGCGCTCCGCGCACCGGCTCACACTCACCTCCGCAGGCGTTGCCGTGCTGCCGCTCGCCGAACGCCTGCTCAACCAGGCGCGCGGCACCTTCGACGACATGACGCGGCTCATCGGCGAACGCATCCAGACCGTGCGCATCGCGTTCATCCCGTCGGTCGCGGGCCGCCTGCTGCCCGCGCTCAATGCGCTGCGCGACGCGCATCCGACCCTGCGCTTCACCCTCACCGACCTGCCCAACAGCGCGCTCGTCGAAGCCGTGCGCGACAGCGTCGCGGATCTCGGCATCGGCGTGCGCGAACCGGACAGCGACGACGGCACGCTGCGCTACCAGCAGCTCTTCGAGGACGAGATCGTGATCGTCGTGCGGCATGACGATCCGCTTGCCCGCGCGAAGAGCGTCACGTGGGCCAGGCTCGTCGATCGCGAGCTCGCGGTGTTCGTGCGCGGCAGCGTCAGCGAATCGCTGCATCGCACCGGCGGCGCCGAGAAGCTGCGCCTGAACGTCACGTACCGGATGGAATACACCGAGCCGCTCTACGCGCTTGCGCGCAACGGCCTCGCGACCGCCGTACTGCCGAGCCTCTACACGATGCATCTGCACGATCCCGAACTCGTCGCGCTGCGCGTCGACAAGCCGCGCGTCACGCGCGCGATCTCGCTGATCTCGCTCACCGGCGACGATCGCGGCCCGCACGTGCGCGCGTGCCGCGAATGGATTGCGAAGCACATCTGA
- a CDS encoding NCS2 family permease, whose amino-acid sequence MSATDTMPAHAPANWLERRFALAARGTSVRTETIAGVTSFLAAAYLLVVIPSLLATGGMERGAATTATIIVFVLFTTLMGLYANLPFLVGPGIGGSVIIGVTLATTEHVGWQTGLGIACVSGVLFFLLTILGARGVVVRLIPVQIKLGLGASIGLFVTMLGLRNAGMVVANAKTNAFALGDFSRPGALVALIGLAVAIVLQARKVPGAILIAILVAAAAGVPLGVTHLPASFVSLPHSIAPIAFKLDIGSALSLAAAPYLFAFFAAEFFSTLGTALAVGAKANLLDEQGNLPNINRPFLVDSLAATLGPVFGIPALTALIESAAGVEAGGRSGLSSLAAAVLFAAMLLFVPVALAIPKEATAPALILIGLSMFATIRHTHFDDFTDALPVMSMVLLTLMSNSFGTGIAGGLLCYVLVKLLAGRWRDVSWGLVVLALPLGYYFWTVVKPH is encoded by the coding sequence ATGTCAGCGACTGACACGATGCCGGCGCACGCGCCGGCCAACTGGCTCGAACGCCGCTTCGCGCTCGCCGCGCGCGGCACGAGCGTGCGCACGGAGACGATCGCGGGCGTCACGTCGTTTCTCGCGGCCGCGTACCTGCTCGTCGTGATCCCGTCGCTGCTCGCGACGGGCGGCATGGAGCGCGGCGCGGCGACGACCGCGACGATCATCGTGTTCGTGCTGTTCACCACGCTGATGGGGCTCTACGCGAACCTGCCGTTCCTCGTCGGCCCCGGCATCGGCGGCTCGGTGATCATCGGCGTGACGCTCGCGACGACCGAGCACGTCGGCTGGCAGACGGGTCTCGGCATTGCCTGCGTGTCGGGCGTGCTGTTCTTCCTGCTGACGATCCTCGGCGCACGCGGCGTCGTGGTGCGGCTGATTCCGGTGCAGATCAAGCTCGGGCTCGGCGCGTCGATCGGGCTGTTCGTGACGATGCTCGGGCTGCGCAACGCGGGGATGGTCGTCGCGAACGCGAAGACCAACGCGTTCGCGCTCGGCGATTTCTCGCGGCCGGGTGCGCTCGTTGCGCTGATCGGCCTCGCGGTCGCGATCGTGCTGCAGGCGCGCAAGGTGCCCGGCGCGATCCTGATCGCGATCCTCGTCGCAGCCGCGGCCGGCGTGCCGCTCGGCGTCACGCATCTGCCCGCGTCGTTCGTGTCGCTGCCGCACAGCATCGCGCCGATCGCGTTCAAGCTCGACATCGGCAGCGCGTTGAGCCTCGCGGCCGCGCCGTACCTGTTCGCGTTCTTCGCGGCGGAATTCTTCTCGACGCTCGGCACCGCGCTCGCGGTCGGCGCGAAGGCGAACCTGCTCGACGAGCAGGGCAACCTGCCGAACATCAACCGGCCGTTCCTCGTCGATTCGCTCGCGGCGACGCTCGGGCCCGTGTTCGGCATTCCCGCGCTGACCGCGCTGATCGAATCGGCGGCAGGCGTCGAGGCCGGCGGCCGCAGCGGGCTGTCGTCGCTGGCGGCGGCCGTGCTGTTCGCCGCGATGCTGCTGTTCGTGCCGGTCGCGCTCGCGATCCCGAAAGAGGCGACCGCGCCGGCGCTGATCCTGATCGGGCTGTCGATGTTCGCGACGATCCGCCATACGCATTTCGACGACTTCACCGATGCGCTGCCCGTGATGTCGATGGTGCTGCTCACGCTGATGTCGAACAGCTTCGGCACCGGCATCGCGGGCGGGCTGCTGTGCTACGTGCTCGTCAAGCTGCTGGCCGGCCGCTGGCGCGACGTGTCGTGGGGGCTCGTCGTGCTCGCGCTTCCGCTCGGCTACTACTTCTGGACCGTCGTGAAGCCGCACTGA
- the pdxR gene encoding MocR-like pyridoxine biosynthesis transcription factor PdxR has product MARTARNVDIPSLGALDRAAGDLSRQLAQALRDAVRRGDVHPGDALPSTRLLAASLQVARGTVVDAYAQLIAEGFLESRGGAGTRVASALALAGPPPVNAPEPPARRRPPARAGLPEPAATFARIAGEFRPLPAMPFAISVPIGLTAPDDIWRRLGNRLRARGAGAPSGYADPQGALPLREAIADYVRRSRSVRCHADQVVITSGTQQGLHLASQVLLGAGDQAWVENPAYRGITALLDSTGRRDAMVRVPVDADGIDVDAGIRLAPHARVAFVTPSHQYPLGMPLSMARRNALLAWARGQRAWVVEDDYDSELRYEGHPFPSLQGLDPDRVIYLGTFSKILFPSLRLGYVIAPDDLVPAFCGARVLMDRHVPTADQHVLAAFIAEGHLDRHIRRVRGVYAEQRTLLIDTLGARLPRERAWVQPGDQGMHVVLWLAEGIDDLDVVERAAQAGVAVRAVSPMFAPGTARPGLVLGFGGFGRAQMEAAAQRLAEVVAMAADDAVPR; this is encoded by the coding sequence ATGGCAAGAACGGCCCGGAACGTCGACATCCCGTCGCTCGGCGCGCTCGATCGTGCAGCCGGCGACCTGAGCCGCCAGCTCGCGCAGGCGCTGCGCGACGCCGTGCGGCGCGGCGACGTCCACCCGGGCGACGCGCTGCCGTCCACACGGCTGCTCGCCGCGTCGCTGCAAGTGGCGCGCGGCACCGTCGTCGATGCGTATGCGCAGCTCATCGCCGAAGGCTTTCTCGAATCGCGCGGCGGCGCGGGCACGCGGGTCGCGAGCGCGCTCGCGCTCGCCGGGCCGCCTCCCGTCAACGCCCCCGAACCGCCTGCCCGGCGGCGCCCTCCCGCGCGCGCCGGCCTCCCCGAGCCGGCCGCCACCTTCGCGCGGATCGCCGGCGAATTCCGCCCGCTGCCAGCCATGCCGTTCGCGATTTCGGTGCCGATCGGCCTCACCGCGCCCGACGACATCTGGCGCCGGCTCGGCAACCGCCTGCGCGCGCGCGGCGCCGGCGCGCCGTCCGGCTATGCCGATCCGCAAGGCGCGCTGCCGCTGCGCGAGGCGATCGCCGACTACGTGCGCCGCTCGCGCTCGGTGCGCTGCCATGCCGACCAGGTCGTGATCACCAGCGGCACGCAGCAGGGGCTGCATCTCGCGAGCCAGGTGCTGCTCGGCGCAGGCGATCAGGCGTGGGTCGAGAATCCGGCCTATCGCGGCATCACCGCGCTGCTCGACAGCACCGGGCGGCGCGACGCGATGGTGCGGGTGCCGGTCGACGCCGACGGCATCGACGTCGATGCCGGCATCCGTCTCGCGCCGCATGCGCGGGTCGCGTTCGTCACGCCGTCGCATCAATATCCGCTCGGCATGCCGCTCAGCATGGCGCGGCGCAATGCGCTGCTCGCCTGGGCGCGTGGGCAACGCGCGTGGGTGGTCGAGGACGATTACGACAGCGAGCTGCGCTACGAAGGCCATCCGTTCCCGTCGCTGCAAGGGCTCGACCCCGACCGCGTGATCTACCTCGGCACGTTCAGCAAGATCCTGTTTCCGTCGCTGCGGCTCGGCTACGTGATCGCGCCCGACGATCTCGTGCCCGCGTTCTGCGGCGCCCGCGTGCTGATGGATCGCCATGTGCCGACCGCCGACCAGCACGTGCTGGCCGCGTTCATCGCGGAAGGCCACCTCGACCGCCACATCCGCCGCGTGCGCGGCGTGTATGCGGAACAGCGCACGCTGCTGATCGACACGCTCGGTGCGCGGCTGCCGCGCGAACGCGCGTGGGTGCAGCCGGGCGATCAGGGGATGCACGTCGTGCTGTGGCTCGCGGAAGGGATCGACGATCTCGACGTGGTCGAGCGCGCCGCGCAAGCCGGCGTCGCGGTGCGCGCGGTGTCGCCGATGTTCGCGCCCGGTACGGCCCGCCCGGGGCTCGTGCTCGGCTTCGGCGGGTTCGGCCGCGCGCAGATGGAAGCGGCCGCGCAGCGGCTCGCGGAGGTGGTCGCAATGGCCGCCGACGACGCCGTGCCGCGCTGA
- a CDS encoding FMN-binding negative transcriptional regulator, translating to MYVPADFNEPNPDALRELIVQHPFGSLITHGKSGLDANHIPFELQPGDGGLGELHAHVSRANPVWQDVANGDEVLVIFRAGDAYISPTWYPSKHVAHRQVPTWNYVVVHAHGRITVRDDAKFVRGVVARLTRTHEASQPVPWKMGDAPADYLDAMLQAIVGLQIEITRLVGKRKLGQNKDEADIRGAGDALVANGSLAIGEAMIAAADAKHG from the coding sequence ATGTACGTCCCCGCCGATTTCAACGAACCCAACCCCGACGCGCTGCGCGAGCTGATCGTGCAGCATCCGTTCGGCAGCCTGATCACGCACGGCAAGAGCGGGCTCGACGCGAATCACATCCCGTTCGAGCTGCAGCCCGGCGACGGTGGGCTCGGCGAACTGCATGCGCACGTCTCGCGCGCGAATCCGGTCTGGCAGGACGTCGCGAACGGCGACGAGGTGCTCGTGATCTTCCGCGCGGGCGACGCGTATATCTCGCCGACCTGGTATCCGAGCAAGCATGTCGCACACCGGCAGGTGCCGACGTGGAACTACGTGGTCGTGCATGCGCACGGCCGCATCACGGTGCGCGACGACGCGAAGTTCGTGCGCGGCGTGGTCGCGCGGCTGACGCGCACGCATGAGGCGTCGCAGCCGGTGCCGTGGAAGATGGGCGACGCGCCGGCGGATTATCTCGACGCGATGCTGCAGGCGATCGTCGGGCTGCAGATTGAGATCACGCGGCTCGTCGGCAAGCGCAAGCTCGGGCAGAACAAGGACGAGGCCGATATCCGCGGCGCCGGCGACGCGCTGGTCGCGAACGGCAGCCTCGCGATCGGGGAAGCGATGATCGCGGCGGCCGACGCGAAGCACGGGTGA
- a CDS encoding nucleoside hydrolase yields MTHPIASRRTFLKLSAALAGTALLPETGAFAAGDAAGRRTVIIDTDPGQDDAIAILFALGAQDKLDVRALTAVAGNVPLDLTERNARIIRDWAGRTKTLPVYAGCPRPLVRDLVTAANVHGKTGLEGVELHEPRAPLAAGHAVAYLVDTLSRAAPGSVTLCALGPLTNLATALVEAPQIRGALREIVLMGGAFFERGNITPAAEFNLYVDPQAAEVVFGSGVPIVVLPRDVAVKAPITPARVAPFRALGNRCGAIVADIMEAELAYNKKRRGAEDAPMYDPTAVGYLVDPTLFGGRKVNVTVETTGQWTLGETVVDWNGRSGRTANATWINEVDADRFYAALVERIAKLP; encoded by the coding sequence ATGACCCATCCGATCGCATCCCGCCGCACCTTCCTGAAACTGTCCGCCGCGCTGGCCGGCACCGCGCTGCTGCCGGAAACGGGCGCGTTCGCGGCCGGCGACGCCGCCGGGCGCCGCACGGTGATCATCGATACCGACCCGGGGCAGGACGACGCCATCGCGATCCTGTTCGCGCTGGGCGCGCAAGACAAGCTCGACGTGCGCGCGCTGACCGCCGTCGCCGGCAACGTGCCGCTCGACCTGACTGAACGCAATGCGCGGATCATTCGCGACTGGGCCGGCCGCACGAAGACGCTGCCCGTCTACGCAGGCTGCCCGCGTCCGCTCGTGCGCGACCTCGTGACGGCCGCGAACGTGCACGGCAAGACCGGGCTCGAAGGCGTCGAGCTGCACGAGCCGCGCGCACCGCTTGCCGCCGGTCACGCGGTGGCGTACCTCGTCGATACGCTGAGCCGCGCGGCGCCGGGCAGCGTGACGCTGTGCGCGCTCGGCCCGCTGACGAACCTCGCGACCGCGTTGGTCGAAGCGCCGCAGATTCGCGGCGCGCTGCGCGAGATCGTGCTGATGGGCGGCGCGTTCTTCGAGCGCGGCAACATCACGCCGGCCGCCGAATTCAACCTCTACGTCGATCCGCAGGCGGCCGAAGTCGTCTTCGGCAGCGGCGTGCCGATCGTCGTGCTGCCGCGCGATGTCGCCGTGAAAGCGCCGATCACGCCGGCACGCGTCGCGCCGTTCCGCGCGCTCGGCAATCGCTGCGGCGCGATCGTCGCCGACATCATGGAGGCCGAACTCGCGTACAACAAGAAGCGGCGCGGCGCCGAAGATGCGCCGATGTACGACCCGACCGCGGTCGGCTATCTCGTCGATCCGACGTTGTTCGGCGGACGCAAGGTGAACGTGACGGTCGAGACGACCGGGCAGTGGACGCTCGGCGAGACGGTCGTCGACTGGAACGGGCGCAGCGGCCGTACGGCGAACGCGACGTGGATCAACGAGGTCGATGCGGACCGCTTCTACGCGGCGCTCGTCGAGCGCATCGCGAAGTTGCCCTGA